The nucleotide sequence GTGTTAAAATCCACGATACGACTGTGTATACTGAATCCAACCGTCGCATCCAGGTTCGTGAGCTGACCAACACGGGTACAGTTTACGCGGGTGATACAGCGATTTCCGAGAACCTGAACCTGCGTGAGCGTGTTCAAGTTATCGACATCCGTGCTGAGTCCATGGGTGGCGTTGCCGACGTACTTGTGAAGGCGATTTCCAGCGAAGACCGTCCTTCCCTGACAGTCAGCCGTTACTAAAAAACATCAGTGCCGCCAAAAGCGGTACAGATGCGGAAATTTTAAGTAATTTTCACTAAAAGCCAGTCTATGACTAACAGTGTCTAGACTGGCTTTTTAGTCTCCAAAAGTCGATATTGAGTGGGTTTAAAACAAGGAGCTCACTCATGTCTAAGTTGCGTGTTGGTATCAACGGTTTTGGTCGTATTGGTCGTGTTCTTTTCCGCGCGGGTTTTGAAAAATTCGATATCGTCGGAATCAATTCTCTGGACAGCATCGAAGGTGATGCTCACTTGCTGAAATACGACTCTGCCCACGGCGTGTTCAACGCTGATGTTTCCACCGAAGGTCACAACCTGATCGTAAACGGTAAAAAAATCGCAGTTTCCAAAACTCGCAATCCAGCCGAAGTTCCTTGGAAGGACCTGGGCGTGGACATCGTTCTTGAGTGCACAGGCGCATTCAAAAAACGCGAAGATTTCATGCAGCACATCTCTGCTGGTGCAAAACGCGTTCTGGTTTCCGGCCCTGCTGAAAAAGGCGCTGACATCACTATGGTGTACGGTATCAACCACGAATCCTACGATCCATCCAAGCACGTTGTTGTTTCCAACGCGTCCTGCACGACAAACTGTCTGGCGCCTTTGGCGAAGGTTCTGAACGACACATTCGGTATTGAACACGGTACCATGATGACAGTTCACTCTTACACGAATGACCAGAAGATCCTGGACGCTCCTCACAGCGATTTGCGCCGTGCCCGTGCAGCGGCTGTCAGCATGATCCCGACAACAACGGGTGCTGCGAAAAACGTGGGCCTGGTGCTGCCAGAGTTGAAAGGTCTGATCGACGGTATCTCCGTGCGTGTTCCGACTCCGAACGTTTCTTTGGTGGATTTTACATTCACTGCGAAAAAAGACGTGACCCGTGAATCCGTGAACGAAGCTTTGATCAAAGCTTCTGAAGGCGCGATGAAAGGTGTTCTGGCGGTAGAGCACAAAGAACTGGTCAGCGTTGACTTCAACGGCAACAAACACTCTTCCATCGTCGATCTGGCTACAACCATGGTTGTGGGCCCGCGCATGGTGAAAGTTCTTTCCTGGTACGACAATGAAACTGGCTTCTCCAACCGCATGGTTGACGTTGCTTTGCACATGCAGAAGAAAGGTCTTTAATTCATGGCTAACGGTCTTAAAGGCATCAAGACAGTTCGTGACTTCGAGTTGGCAGGGAAAGTTGTTTTCCTGCGCTTGGATTTGAACGTTCCAATGGAGAACGGCAAGATCACGGATGAAAACCGCATCACGGCTTCTTTGCCGACAATCAAGTATTGCATGGAACAAGGTGCGAAGCTGGTTATGGCTTCCCACCTGGGCCGTCCAAAAACCAAAGACGACACAGAGTTTTCTTTGGAGCCTGTGGCAAAACGCCTGCAGGATCTTTTGAATGCCGAAGTGATTCTGGTGGAAGAACCGGACTCTGACGCTCCAAAACACCTGTTGCCTTCCCTGAAACCAAATCAGTTGATCCTTCTTGAAAACGTGCGTTTTGAAGAAGGGGAGACGAAGGACTCCATCGAGTTCGCGCAAAAGATCGCCAACTACAGCGACATTTATATCAATGACGCTTTCGGGGCTTCTCACCGCGCTCACGCGACCATTCATGCTTTGCCTTCAGTGATGAAGGACAAAGGCATTGGCTTCCTGATTGAAAAAGAAATCACGATGCTGGATTCCTTGCTGCAAAATCCAAAACGCCCGTACATCGCGGTGATGGGTGGAGCAAAGGTTTCTGACAAGATCGCGGTTATCGAACGCCTGATGGACGTTGTTGACGGTTTCATCGTGGGTGGCGCGATGGCGTACACTTTCCTGAAAGCTCAAGGTCTGCCAGTTGGTAAATCTTTGGTTGAAAATGACAAATTGAAATACGCGAAAGAAATGATCGAGCGTATTGAAGCCCGCAATAAAACCATTTTGTTGCCGGTGGATCATGTGGCAACCAAAGGCATCACGGACACAGCGCACGCGCATGTGACCAATGATGTGGCGATCGCAGAAGACGAACTGGGTGTGGACATCGGTCCTAAGACCATCAAGAACTTCTCTGCAGCTTTGCGTGAAGCGGGAACTATTTTCTGGAACGGCCCTATGGGCATCTTTGAAAATCCGGCCTTCGCTAAAGGCACTTTCGGCGTAGCTGCGGCTATTGCTGAAAGCGATGCAGTTAAAATCGTGGGTGGTGGTGATTCTGCAGCGGCAGCGGAAGCTTCCGGCTTTGCAGGTAAAATGACCCACATTTCCACAGGTGGTGGCGCGTCCCTGGAATATCTTCAGGGCGATAAGCTTCCAGGTTTGGAAATTCTTAGAACCCGCATCCGCGCATAAGGATGGACGTTATGAAAAAGATTTTTGCTGCTAACTGGAAGCTTTTTAAATCCCCAAAGGAAACTCGAGAGTTTTTTGGCCAGTTCAAAGAGCTGGTGGGGAAGGCAACCGGCGAAGTGGTCTTTTTCCCTTCGGCGATTTCTTTGGAAGCTGCCAGTGAATCTTTGAAAGGTTCTGCCATCAAGTTTGGTGCGCAGAACTGTTATTTCCAGGCACAAGGTGCTTTCACAGGGGAAAACTCTGCTCAGGTCGTTAAAGAACTGGGCGGCAGCTATGTTCTGATCGGCCATAGCGAACGCCGTGCGATCTTCGGCGAAGGCGACGCCTTGGTGGCAGACAAAGTGGCTTTCGTTCAAGGTTTGGGTCTGACGCCGATGTTGTGCATTGGCGAAACCCTGCAAGAGCGTGAGTCTGCAAAGACTTTCCGTGTGCTTGAAACCCAGCTGAATCTGGGGCTGGCAAAAGCCGACAAATCCAAGCCTGTGGTCGTTGCTTACGAGCCGGTTTGGGCGATCGGGACGGGGAAAGTGGCAACACCGGAACAAGTGGCTGAAACGCACACTGATG is from Bdellovibrio bacteriovorus str. Tiberius and encodes:
- the gap gene encoding type I glyceraldehyde-3-phosphate dehydrogenase; the protein is MSKLRVGINGFGRIGRVLFRAGFEKFDIVGINSLDSIEGDAHLLKYDSAHGVFNADVSTEGHNLIVNGKKIAVSKTRNPAEVPWKDLGVDIVLECTGAFKKREDFMQHISAGAKRVLVSGPAEKGADITMVYGINHESYDPSKHVVVSNASCTTNCLAPLAKVLNDTFGIEHGTMMTVHSYTNDQKILDAPHSDLRRARAAAVSMIPTTTGAAKNVGLVLPELKGLIDGISVRVPTPNVSLVDFTFTAKKDVTRESVNEALIKASEGAMKGVLAVEHKELVSVDFNGNKHSSIVDLATTMVVGPRMVKVLSWYDNETGFSNRMVDVALHMQKKGL
- a CDS encoding phosphoglycerate kinase, yielding MANGLKGIKTVRDFELAGKVVFLRLDLNVPMENGKITDENRITASLPTIKYCMEQGAKLVMASHLGRPKTKDDTEFSLEPVAKRLQDLLNAEVILVEEPDSDAPKHLLPSLKPNQLILLENVRFEEGETKDSIEFAQKIANYSDIYINDAFGASHRAHATIHALPSVMKDKGIGFLIEKEITMLDSLLQNPKRPYIAVMGGAKVSDKIAVIERLMDVVDGFIVGGAMAYTFLKAQGLPVGKSLVENDKLKYAKEMIERIEARNKTILLPVDHVATKGITDTAHAHVTNDVAIAEDELGVDIGPKTIKNFSAALREAGTIFWNGPMGIFENPAFAKGTFGVAAAIAESDAVKIVGGGDSAAAAEASGFAGKMTHISTGGGASLEYLQGDKLPGLEILRTRIRA
- the tpiA gene encoding triose-phosphate isomerase, with amino-acid sequence MKKIFAANWKLFKSPKETREFFGQFKELVGKATGEVVFFPSAISLEAASESLKGSAIKFGAQNCYFQAQGAFTGENSAQVVKELGGSYVLIGHSERRAIFGEGDALVADKVAFVQGLGLTPMLCIGETLQERESAKTFRVLETQLNLGLAKADKSKPVVVAYEPVWAIGTGKVATPEQVAETHTDVFNILKALGFETAPILYGGSVKPDNAAGLIKQPHVNGFLVGGASLEAKSFSEIASV